A genomic window from Nicotiana sylvestris chromosome 11, ASM39365v2, whole genome shotgun sequence includes:
- the LOC138881907 gene encoding cold shock domain-containing protein 4-like, which produces MPGAPPAQLVVPVQEFVVPAMSDDEQRRLERFGRLQPPSFSGAEGEDAQGCGYLGSQQGQSSLSALPAQSSSRAPSVQGSSVAGPSSGHSGSRGSLQSPSPAPGSCYECVEFGHMRRQCPQLRGG; this is translated from the exons atgccgggggcacctccagctcagctgGTTGTACCAGTTCAGGAGTTCGTAGTACCAGCTATGTCGGACGATGAGcaacgtcgtcttgagaggtttggtaggctccagcctccgtcGTTTAGTGGTGCTgaaggcgaggatgcccaag GTTGTGGTTATCTTGGGTcgcagcagggccagtcatcactcagcgctcttccagctcagagttcatctcgtgccccatcagtccagggttcttccGTGGCAGGTCCTTCTTCTGGCCATTCTGGttccaggggttcccttcagtccccatctccagcaccgggtagttgttacgagtgcgtagagtttgggcatatgaggaggcagtgtcctcaacTTCGCGGTGGTTAG